TTACTTTTTTTCTCATACCTTTTCCTTCACTGCCTAAAACAAGACATAATTTTTCAGGAAATTTTTCATTATAATATTCAGTTTCTCCGTCTGCTTCTGCACCATAGATAAAGTATCCGTATTTCTTCAGTCTGTCCATTGAATCTGAAATATTGGTAACCTTAATAATATCCACATGTTCTATAGCTCCTGTGGATGATTTCACCACAGTTTCTGTTACAGTTACACTGTTTCTGTCCTGAATTATTATCCCGTCTACACCAAAGCATTCTGCTGATCTTATTATTGCACCAAAATTCCTTGGATCCTGAATCTGATCCAATATCAAAACAACTGAATTTTTCTTAGCCAGAACCTTTTCTAAAAACTCATTTAATTCAAGATAATAATCATACTCGGAAACTAAAGCTGTAATCCCCTGTGAGTTTTCCTGACGCTTATCTGTATAAAAGATTTTTATATTTTTCTTGCTGGCTTTGCTTAGAATATCTCTTATTCTGTCTTTATTTGTACCTTTGTAAATTTCTATTTTCTCAATGTTTTTATCGCTGTCAAGTGCTTCTCTCACAGCATTTAGTCCAATGATTTTTTCCATTTTTCTCCCGGTTTTCCAAATATATTATTTTTTATGCGTCTAATTTTATTCTTTCGATTTTTGCTCCGACTTTATTAAGTTTTTCCTCTAATTTGTCATATCCTCTGTCTATATGATAAACTCTGTTAACCACAGTAGTCCCTTCAGCAGCAAGTCCCGCCAGTACCAGTGCAGCTCCTGCTCTCAGGTCAGATGCCATTACTTCCGCACCGCTTAGATGAAGTCCTCCGCTTACCACAGCAACACCATGTCTTATGCTTATATCAGTTCCCATTCTGTTAAACTCAGGAACATGCATAAATCTGTTTTCAAAAACTGTTTCTTCAAGCTCGCTTGTACCGTTAACAAGAGACAGCAAAAGCATCATCTGAGGCTGCATATCTGTAGGGAATCCCGGATGAGGTATTGTTCTTATTCTTGCAGGTTTCAGAGTGTCAAGTTTTCCGTTTATTTTAAGTACATTTCCGTCTTCATATTCAAACTTAACTCCCATATCTTCCAATTCAGATTTAAAAACCCCAAGATCATCAAGTCTTGCATCTTTTACCTTTAGTTCACCTTCTGTAATTATAGAAGCGATAATATAAGTCCCCGCTTCAATTCTGTCAGGCATCACGCTGTATTCACATGCATGTAGTTCTTCCACACCTTCTATTTCTATAGAACTAGTTCCTAAACCAGTTATTTTAGCTCCCATTTTTATTAAAAAGTTCCCTAAATCCACTATTTCCGGTTCTCTTGCTGCATTTCCGATTATTGTTTTTCCCGGAACCTTTACTGCTGCCATCATTAGGTTTTCCGTAGCTCCTACACTTGGAAATTTCAGATTTACTTCTGCACCTTTCAGATTATCCGACTTTGCATGAATATATCCGTGTACCTGTGTTATTTCTGCTCCCAGAGCTTCAAAACCTTTTATATGAAGGTCTACAGGTCTTGATCCTATTGCACATCCTCCCGGAAGTGATACCACTGACTCATTAAGATTGCTGATCATTGGTCCCATAACTAAAAAAGAGGCTCTCATCTTTTTTACTATTTCATAACTTGCTTCATTTCTCTTAATACCGTTATTTATTATTTTATAATCATTGTCATTGATCTGTTCTACCTTCATTCCCAAATCTTCAAGAAGTTTTATCAAAACTCTTATATCTCTCAAATTCGGTACATTTCTGATTATGTACTCTCCTTTTTCCACAAGAGTTCCTATTAATATCGGCAATGCTGCATTCTTCGCCCCGCTTACCGGTATCACTCCGTTTAATGCTCTTTTTCCTGTTATTTTGAATCCATCAACCACGTTTTTTTCCTCCTAATTTTTCATCTATTGGACATTTCACTCCCAAAACCCGGTCTATTAATGTAATATCCCTGTATTTGTTTTCAAATTCCGGAAGCTCGTCATGTATAATTTTTTTGTGAAATTCACAGATTTTTTCCCCCATTGATTCATAGTAAATATCAACCAGTCCCTTTTCCCTGAATCTCTCAGGTACACTTTTTATTATGGGATCTTCCACTGGATTTTCCAGTGCATCATCAGCTGATACCACAAGACCTATGTCTCCTGAATACGATAATCCGTCCACAAGCTGATAATTTATACCTATCTTTTCAGCTTCCGCGACATAGTCTTTTATTTTCGAGAACTCTATATCCCTGGCAATCTTGAGGTTTTTTGCTTCCTTAGTTTTAAGTGCCTGAATTATTTCCTTGTACACTCCCTTCTCCTCTACTTCTTCTTTTGTTAAAGCAGCAATTACCCTCTCTTTATATTCGCCCAAAAATATATTCTTTTCGAGCTGTTTATTGAATACCCGGTCTTTTTCCTGTTCTATTTTTTTCATTATATCATCATTATTCATATCATCCATACCTTTGATTCTATCATAATTCCTATAAATTTAAAATAAAAAAATCTACTTTTTTTTAAAAAAAGTAGAAAAAAATTTAAAACTATATATATCTTAAAAAATAAATTACATGAATCATATTTTTTTAAGAAGACCTTACATTTCTTAATTTATCCAGCAGTACAGAAAAAACATCTTCATCTATGTAGTTTTCGTCTGTCTCTGGGTCTATTCCTACTTCCAGTTCCTTTTTATCATTGTTCTCATTTACCTCAAGCCATTTCAGATCTTTATTTTCCGAAGCTTTATCCCTTGGTGCCAATGCTCTTGAAGAATGAGCTATTTCTATATACTCACCATCTGCATTTTCATATCCAATACTTACGTCATAATCCTGAGCCGCTTCTATATTGTGTATATAATGGCTTCCCAATCTTTCGCTGCGGATTATTCTCTGATCTTCCACACCGTTTTTATATACTTTTATTACTACATTGCTGAGTATATTTTTTTCATGTTTCAGCTTATTGTATGTATCATCTCTTATTTCCCAGTATGCAAATAAAGTATTGTTATTTTTTGGCATCAAAACTACTTCATCCACAAAGTAAGCACTTGGAAGAGGAGCTTTATCAAAGAAAACATCTCCTTTGTTTGACGCTTCCGAAACTCTTTCATTTCCTATCAGATACTTGGAATTCTGTACCTTTCTTTCTTTTATTCTTCTGTTTACAAAGTCTTCATCCAGTGATGTAGGATAAAATTCCAGCTTTGATCTCAAATCATAAAGACCTCTTGTTTTTTCTCTTAATTTTTTTGTACCTCTTCTGAATATAAAATTTCTATGGAATTTTTTTCTATTCTTTCTTTTTGCAGGCATTTCTACTTCCTGATTTAGAAATACGATTCTTATGTTATTTCTTTCGCTTGGTACTACTTCCGCTCTTTCTACTTCAGGTTGTTTTACCGAAACAATTTCACTGGCTTTTTCTGATGGTGTTACACTTATCTCCTCAACTGATTTTTCCGATGCAGCAACAATTTTTTCACTTTCCATTCCGTTTTCACTATTTGATTTCGCCTCTTTTTCAGTCTCAGGAGCTGTATTGATATCATTTTTACCAACCATTTTTTCATCAATCTCCCTTGCTATTTCTTTAGCTACTTCAAGATCTTTCTGAGTATCACGCGAATGTTCCACTTTTGGTGCTTTTTCTTCTTTTACTTCATATGCATCTTCTATTTCATGTTCCTCTAAAGGTATTTCTACCACTTCTACACTTCCGTCAGCTGCTATTCTTATCTCATTTTTCTTAGGTCTGTTTCTCTCCCTTTCGATCTCTTCCATTTCATGCGCAGCCTTTACAGGATCTTTTTTGGCATAACCTCTTACTTCAAGGCTGTTTATCAACTCGTCCCTTAAGAACTTTAAGCTT
The sequence above is drawn from the Sebaldella sp. S0638 genome and encodes:
- the rlmB gene encoding 23S rRNA (guanosine(2251)-2'-O)-methyltransferase RlmB → MEKIIGLNAVREALDSDKNIEKIEIYKGTNKDRIRDILSKASKKNIKIFYTDKRQENSQGITALVSEYDYYLELNEFLEKVLAKKNSVVLILDQIQDPRNFGAIIRSAECFGVDGIIIQDRNSVTVTETVVKSSTGAIEHVDIIKVTNISDSMDRLKKYGYFIYGAEADGETEYYNEKFPEKLCLVLGSEGKGMRKKVKEHCDKILNIPMHGKINSLNVSVANGILLSEISKNK
- the murA gene encoding UDP-N-acetylglucosamine 1-carboxyvinyltransferase, with protein sequence MVDGFKITGKRALNGVIPVSGAKNAALPILIGTLVEKGEYIIRNVPNLRDIRVLIKLLEDLGMKVEQINDNDYKIINNGIKRNEASYEIVKKMRASFLVMGPMISNLNESVVSLPGGCAIGSRPVDLHIKGFEALGAEITQVHGYIHAKSDNLKGAEVNLKFPSVGATENLMMAAVKVPGKTIIGNAAREPEIVDLGNFLIKMGAKITGLGTSSIEIEGVEELHACEYSVMPDRIEAGTYIIASIITEGELKVKDARLDDLGVFKSELEDMGVKFEYEDGNVLKINGKLDTLKPARIRTIPHPGFPTDMQPQMMLLLSLVNGTSELEETVFENRFMHVPEFNRMGTDISIRHGVAVVSGGLHLSGAEVMASDLRAGAALVLAGLAAEGTTVVNRVYHIDRGYDKLEEKLNKVGAKIERIKLDA
- a CDS encoding DUF1694 domain-containing protein encodes the protein MKKIEQEKDRVFNKQLEKNIFLGEYKERVIAALTKEEVEEKGVYKEIIQALKTKEAKNLKIARDIEFSKIKDYVAEAEKIGINYQLVDGLSYSGDIGLVVSADDALENPVEDPIIKSVPERFREKGLVDIYYESMGEKICEFHKKIIHDELPEFENKYRDITLIDRVLGVKCPIDEKLGGKKRG
- a CDS encoding DUF4912 domain-containing protein, giving the protein MKYLEDMSNEELLMIAKRERVLLSLKFLRDELINSLEVRGYAKKDPVKAAHEMEEIERERNRPKKNEIRIAADGSVEVVEIPLEEHEIEDAYEVKEEKAPKVEHSRDTQKDLEVAKEIAREIDEKMVGKNDINTAPETEKEAKSNSENGMESEKIVAASEKSVEEISVTPSEKASEIVSVKQPEVERAEVVPSERNNIRIVFLNQEVEMPAKRKNRKKFHRNFIFRRGTKKLREKTRGLYDLRSKLEFYPTSLDEDFVNRRIKERKVQNSKYLIGNERVSEASNKGDVFFDKAPLPSAYFVDEVVLMPKNNNTLFAYWEIRDDTYNKLKHEKNILSNVVIKVYKNGVEDQRIIRSERLGSHYIHNIEAAQDYDVSIGYENADGEYIEIAHSSRALAPRDKASENKDLKWLEVNENNDKKELEVGIDPETDENYIDEDVFSVLLDKLRNVRSS